Proteins found in one Tsukamurella paurometabola DSM 20162 genomic segment:
- a CDS encoding Wzz/FepE/Etk N-terminal domain-containing protein encodes MDTIITLVRRRLAVIALCAVIGATAALATALTGPQSFRATARLFVATSAQDVATASQGDQAAKSRVRTYAALATSEDVLRQAAGRVTSTTSAADVKSAIVVSSPPDTVLLDIAATADDAGLAAAKAQAVADQMVATAALVEKPIRSGPPSIGLVILQPAASGVTTVPRFDPVTIGMYTAGGLLVGLLIALLTPERIRLSGRFRK; translated from the coding sequence ATGGACACGATCATCACCCTCGTACGTCGTCGCCTCGCAGTGATCGCGCTGTGCGCGGTGATCGGTGCGACCGCCGCCCTCGCCACGGCCTTGACCGGACCTCAGTCCTTCCGTGCCACCGCGCGACTGTTCGTCGCAACATCTGCCCAGGACGTGGCCACGGCCAGTCAAGGCGACCAGGCGGCGAAATCCCGTGTTCGAACCTACGCCGCGCTCGCTACCAGTGAAGATGTGTTGCGGCAGGCGGCTGGACGAGTCACGAGCACCACATCGGCGGCGGACGTCAAGTCGGCGATCGTGGTCTCGAGCCCACCAGACACGGTCCTGCTCGACATCGCAGCGACCGCCGACGACGCCGGTCTCGCCGCGGCGAAGGCACAAGCGGTCGCCGACCAGATGGTGGCAACCGCCGCTCTGGTGGAGAAACCGATTCGGTCCGGCCCGCCCTCGATCGGCCTGGTCATTCTGCAGCCGGCCGCGAGCGGGGTCACGACCGTCCCGCGCTTCGATCCGGTGACGATCGGGATGTACACCGCGGGTGGGCTCTTGGTCGGCCTGTTGATCGCACTGCTCACACCCGAGCGCATCCGGCTGTCAGGGAGGTTCCGGAAATGA
- a CDS encoding acyltransferase, whose amino-acid sequence MGSLNVFRNLSEVQIGEGCFFGNLNSITAHPDFQRATPWAGRLVMAAESGITSRHYLDCSGEITVCRMAAIGGVQSIMQSHEIDLRRNEPSIGRISIGEHSLTATRVLILKDAHLPPRSVLAAGAVLTRGDTGEKEGVYAGNPARFVKVLGAAKWMSRSELDTPVRPSGVAGAHEAVD is encoded by the coding sequence GTGGGTTCGCTCAACGTCTTTCGGAACCTGTCGGAGGTGCAGATCGGCGAGGGATGCTTCTTCGGCAACCTCAACTCGATCACGGCGCACCCCGACTTCCAGCGCGCCACACCGTGGGCCGGGAGGCTCGTCATGGCTGCGGAATCGGGTATCACGAGCAGGCACTACCTGGATTGCTCCGGTGAAATCACCGTATGCCGGATGGCAGCGATCGGCGGGGTGCAATCGATCATGCAATCGCACGAGATCGATCTGCGTCGCAATGAGCCGAGTATCGGGCGGATTTCGATCGGAGAGCACTCGCTCACCGCGACGCGGGTACTGATCCTCAAGGATGCACACCTGCCCCCGCGGTCGGTTCTCGCCGCCGGCGCAGTGTTGACGCGCGGCGATACCGGTGAGAAGGAGGGCGTGTACGCGGGCAACCCCGCGCGATTCGTCAAAGTACTCGGCGCCGCCAAGTGGATGAGCCGCTCCGAGCTCGATACTCCCGTGCGGCCGTCCGGTGTGGCCGGCGCTCACGAGGCGGTCGACTGA
- a CDS encoding O-antigen ligase family protein codes for MILVLAAFTAGVLVVALIPRSTLRLPIGEQRRAAVLTVLLTAWPASWTFLFGPAIFGDLVPSFYPVIWYGPAMTASFVILVRNINTPGARPDRVAFLVASVSVLALLSVVLAPKNSSDIIRWAMAALLISGTLVAAGRVPARAIAVGCRIALALIALAVVVAVLATPAVVSPCRADKCGIAGQVLTSPFAGNGNILGLYAAMLLPFALHRAGLVRAGLTVVGVIGICELAGSRSALIGVALVTVVYGAIRVCSTARARSVVLAAGVATALVGSLVPAVMVYGDEAFTFRGTLWNQAKSFIAEQPVFGAGPTAWEKFGLTSVEDANYSPHNIWLDMTVSIGVWGVSVIVLALVLLLRRSESEDRIAIGMYLCGLLAIGALESLFVPYFIGIAPFVAILPLLVGGMRDELPESVPSTGDPPEPSKQSHPTPPDGGSAVTTSEVTWTRSSPSYVVASQ; via the coding sequence GTGATCCTCGTCCTCGCAGCATTCACCGCAGGCGTCCTGGTCGTGGCGCTGATTCCGCGGTCGACGCTTCGGCTTCCGATCGGCGAACAGCGGCGCGCGGCCGTCCTCACCGTCCTGCTCACCGCTTGGCCGGCATCATGGACGTTCCTGTTCGGCCCGGCGATCTTCGGTGATCTGGTGCCCTCGTTCTATCCCGTGATCTGGTACGGGCCGGCGATGACCGCGAGTTTCGTGATTCTGGTCCGGAACATCAACACTCCCGGCGCGAGGCCCGACCGGGTGGCGTTCCTCGTCGCGAGTGTCAGCGTGCTCGCGTTGCTGTCGGTGGTACTCGCCCCCAAGAATTCGAGTGACATCATCCGCTGGGCGATGGCCGCGCTCCTCATCTCGGGCACTCTCGTCGCGGCTGGGCGGGTGCCCGCCAGGGCGATCGCGGTGGGTTGCCGAATCGCACTGGCATTGATTGCACTGGCCGTCGTCGTTGCGGTGCTCGCTACTCCGGCAGTGGTCAGTCCCTGCCGGGCCGACAAATGCGGAATCGCCGGGCAGGTGCTGACCTCGCCCTTCGCCGGTAACGGGAACATCCTCGGCCTGTACGCCGCCATGCTGTTGCCGTTCGCTCTGCACCGTGCGGGGCTCGTCCGCGCCGGGCTGACGGTGGTCGGGGTGATCGGGATCTGCGAGCTCGCCGGTTCGCGATCGGCGCTCATCGGGGTTGCGCTGGTCACCGTCGTCTATGGCGCGATCAGGGTGTGCTCGACGGCGCGCGCGAGGTCCGTTGTTCTGGCGGCCGGTGTCGCGACAGCGCTCGTCGGGTCACTGGTCCCCGCGGTGATGGTGTACGGGGACGAGGCGTTCACGTTCCGAGGCACGTTGTGGAATCAGGCGAAGTCGTTCATCGCGGAACAGCCGGTCTTCGGGGCGGGGCCGACCGCGTGGGAGAAGTTCGGTCTCACGTCGGTCGAGGACGCGAACTACTCGCCGCACAACATCTGGCTGGACATGACGGTCTCGATCGGCGTGTGGGGAGTATCGGTCATCGTTCTCGCTCTGGTGCTTCTGCTGCGGCGCAGTGAATCCGAAGACCGGATCGCCATCGGCATGTACCTGTGTGGGCTCCTGGCGATCGGTGCGCTGGAGTCGCTGTTCGTCCCGTACTTCATCGGGATCGCGCCGTTCGTCGCGATCCTCCCGTTGCTCGTCGGGGGAATGCGTGACGAACTCCCCGAGTCGGTGCCGTCCACGGGTGATCCACCGGAGCCGAGCAAGCAATCCCACCCCACGCCCCCGGACGGCGGTTCCGCCGTCACGACATCGGAAGTGACATGGACACGATCATCACCCTCGTACGTCGTCGCCTCGCAGTGA